A portion of the Novosphingobium sp. KA1 genome contains these proteins:
- the lepA gene encoding translation elongation factor 4, with product MTELAQIRNFSIIAHIDHGKSTLADRLIQRTGGLSDREMSAQVLDNMDIEKERGITIKAQTVRLNYTASDGITYELNLMDTPGHVDFAYEVSRSLAACEGALLVVDAAQGVEAQTLANVYQSIEHDHEIVPVINKIDLPAAEPEKVRSEIEEVIGIDASEAVLASAKSGIGIDEILEAVVAKIPAPKGDRAAPLKAMLVDSWYDPYLGVVILVRVIDGVIKKGLNVKFMQGGTEHLIDRVGCFTPKRIDLPELGPGEIGFITAQIKEVEQAKVGDTITTVKQGATQALPGYKEVQPVVFCGLFPVDANDFEKLRESIGKLRLNDASFSFEMESSAALGFGFRCGFLGLLHLEIIQERLSREYDLDLITTAPSVVYRLTMTDGTVKELHNPADMPDPVKIDFMEEPWIKAVIYTPDEYLGSILKLCQDRRGIQKDLTYVGGRAQVTYELPLNEVVFDFYDRLKSISRGYASFDYEQIGLQEGDLVMMNILVNNEPVDALSMIVHRGQAEPRGRALVERLKELIPRHMFKIPIQAAIGAKVIARETISAMRKDVTAKCYGGDITRKKKLLEKQKEGKKRMREYGNVQIPQEAFIAALRMGEE from the coding sequence ATGACCGAACTCGCCCAGATCCGTAATTTCTCGATCATTGCCCATATCGACCACGGCAAGTCGACGCTTGCCGACCGCCTGATCCAGCGCACCGGGGGCCTCTCCGACCGCGAGATGAGCGCGCAGGTGCTCGACAACATGGATATCGAGAAGGAGCGCGGCATCACCATCAAGGCGCAGACCGTGCGCCTGAACTACACGGCTTCCGACGGGATCACCTATGAGCTGAACCTGATGGACACGCCGGGCCACGTCGACTTCGCTTACGAAGTCAGCCGCAGCCTTGCCGCCTGCGAAGGCGCGCTGCTGGTGGTGGACGCCGCGCAGGGCGTGGAAGCGCAGACGCTGGCGAACGTCTACCAGTCGATCGAGCACGACCACGAGATCGTGCCCGTCATCAACAAGATCGACCTGCCTGCCGCCGAGCCGGAAAAGGTGCGGAGCGAAATCGAGGAAGTCATCGGCATCGATGCTTCCGAAGCCGTGCTGGCTTCCGCCAAGTCGGGCATCGGCATCGACGAGATCCTCGAAGCCGTGGTCGCCAAGATCCCGGCACCCAAGGGTGATCGCGCAGCGCCGCTCAAGGCCATGCTGGTCGATTCCTGGTACGATCCTTATCTTGGTGTCGTCATTCTGGTGCGCGTGATCGACGGCGTCATCAAGAAGGGCCTGAACGTCAAGTTCATGCAGGGCGGCACCGAGCATCTGATCGACCGCGTGGGCTGCTTCACGCCCAAGCGCATCGACCTGCCTGAGCTCGGCCCTGGCGAGATCGGTTTCATCACCGCGCAGATCAAGGAAGTGGAGCAGGCCAAGGTCGGTGACACCATCACCACCGTGAAGCAGGGCGCCACGCAGGCGCTGCCGGGCTACAAGGAAGTGCAGCCCGTGGTGTTCTGCGGGCTCTTCCCGGTCGACGCCAACGACTTCGAGAAGCTGCGCGAATCGATCGGCAAGCTGCGCCTGAACGATGCCTCGTTCAGCTTCGAGATGGAATCGAGCGCGGCGCTGGGCTTCGGCTTCCGCTGCGGCTTCCTCGGCCTGCTGCACCTGGAGATTATCCAGGAGCGCCTCAGCCGCGAGTACGACCTCGACCTCATCACCACCGCGCCTTCGGTGGTCTACCGCCTGACGATGACCGACGGCACCGTGAAGGAACTGCACAACCCGGCCGACATGCCCGATCCGGTGAAGATCGACTTCATGGAAGAGCCGTGGATCAAGGCGGTGATCTATACGCCAGACGAATACCTCGGCTCGATCCTGAAGCTCTGTCAGGACCGTCGCGGTATCCAGAAGGACTTGACTTACGTCGGCGGCCGCGCCCAGGTTACCTACGAACTGCCGCTCAACGAAGTGGTGTTCGACTTCTACGACCGCCTGAAGTCGATCAGCCGCGGCTATGCCAGCTTCGACTACGAGCAGATCGGTCTTCAGGAGGGTGACCTCGTGATGATGAACATCCTCGTGAACAACGAGCCGGTCGACGCGCTTTCGATGATCGTGCACCGCGGCCAGGCCGAACCGCGCGGCCGTGCGCTGGTGGAGCGTCTGAAGGAACTGATCCCGCGCCACATGTTCAAGATCCCGATCCAGGCTGCCATCGGCGCAAAGGTGATCGCGCGCGAGACGATTTCGGCGATGCGCAAGGACGTGACCGCCAAGTGCTATGGCGGCGACATCACGCGCAAGAAGAAGCTTCTGGAAAAGCAGAAGGAAGGCAAGAAGCGCATGCGTGAGTACGGCAACGTGCAGATCCCGCAGGAAGCCTTCATCGCCGCCCTTCGCATGGGCGAGGAGTGA